One genomic segment of Colias croceus chromosome 16, ilColCroc2.1 includes these proteins:
- the LOC123698737 gene encoding uncharacterized protein LOC123698737 encodes MRRQIEAIEDMPELLFIQNFRLNKKTFAKLCNDLRRHAGLKGSPEIPVKIKVLCAISFLATGSYQKIVGVDEYLTQRTTSRCIREVVNALNHSWMVSRWIMIPQTPNERSLIKEKFQRTHNLPGVGALTVPILLSQDQLMMNI; translated from the exons ATGCGAAGACAAATAGAGGCAATTGAAGATATGCCAGAATTgttgtttattcaaaattttaggCTCAATAAAAAGACGTTCGCAAAATTGTGTAATGATTTAAGGCGTCATGCTGGATTGAAAGGTTCCCCTGAAATTCCTGTAAAAATAAAG gTGCTATGTGCTATTAGCTTTTTAGCTACTGGGTCATACCAAAAAATTGTGGGTGTGGATGAGTATTTGACCCAGCGTACGACAAGTCGCTGCATTAGGGAAGTTGTGAACGCTCTTAATCACAGTTGGATGGTTAGCAGGTGGATAATGATTCCACAAACACCAAATGAGAGGTCTTTAATCAAAGAGAa attTCAAAGGACTCATAATTTGCCTGGAGTGGGTGCATTGACTGTACCCATATTGCTATCACAAGACCAGTTGATGATGAACATATGA